The window GGCGATGAGCGACACGACCGAGGCGCGCGCGCCGATGAGCGTGCCCACAGCGGCGCCGGCGGCCATCGAGTCGTCTTCCTACCATGAAACCGCGGGCAGCGCGCCAGGCGCGCCAGACACAGCGGTCCAACCCGGCTTCCCGCGTCTGGTGATCAAAACCGCAACCCTCAGCATTGAAGTAGAGGACGTGGCCGAAGCCGAAAGGCGCATTAGCGCCCGCGCCCAGGAACTCGGCGGCTACGTCGTCTCCTTGCAGACCAACGGCGCCGAGGCGGGACGCATGGCAGTGATCACCGTCCGCGTGCCGGCGCAGCGCTTCGACGAAGCCCTCAGCGGGGTTGAAGGGCTGGCGCGTAAGGTCCTCTCGCGAACGATCAGCGGCGATGATGTAACCGAAGAGTTTGTCGATCTCGAATCCCAATTGCGCAACCTCGAAGCCACCCGTGACCGCCTGCTCGAACTCCTGGGACGGGCCAGCGAGGTAGAGGACGCCTTGCAGGTCAACCAGGCTCTTACCGAAGTGCAGGGGCAGATCGAGCAGATCCAGGGGCGCATGAAGTACCTGCAACAGAGCGCCGCCTTTTCGACCATCACGGTTGAGGTGCGACCCGTGCCGCCCCCGCCGGCCATCATCGAGGAAGATGGCTGGAAGCCACTCCACGTGGCCCGGGAGGCTCTGCGCGGACTGATCACCTTCGGGCAGGAACTGGTGAACCTCGGCATTATCTTGCTGGTCTGGTCGCCAGTCTGGTTGCCGGTGCTGTTGCTGGCCCGCTATGGTTGGCTGCGGCTGCGTGGCGGGCGGGGCGGGCGCGCCGCCGCCTGAGGGGTCGCGCCGTCCCGGCGGGGGTCGCGCCGTCCCGGCGGGGGGCGCGCCGTTCCGGCGGGGGTCGAGTAGAGCCGTCCCGCCGGGACGGCTCTACCCGGGGCCAACCTGGTTTGCCAGTGTGCCCCGTACCGATATTATATAGCCATGAAATTAGCAATTACATTGAAATAAATACATTTATGCAAAAAGACGCGATTTCGGAATGTTTCATACCCCCTGGATATCAGCCGCCCAAATTATTGAAATCTCAATCGAATGCTGCTAAGATAGGCCCACACGGTTGTGAAAGCTTAACCAGGCTTTAAGCGATGACAAGGTGGTCACGCTTTTAGTGGAACCTCCGAGGCGCAGGGTAGAGTCTGCCCTGACGCTATACCGGGAAGTGGATAATGTGCGACTACTCGCACAGGGAGGAAGTATGCGCGACCTGGTCATCATTGGCGGTGGTGCGGCGGGTCAGGCAGCGGCGATGTACGCCCTGGGCAAGGATCTGGATTTTCTGTTGATCTGTGATCACCTCGGCGGACGCATTGAGCGACCGGCGGCGGTCGAGAAAGATTATCTGGTCGGCAGCATTCTGGTCCACTATGATGGCCCCGATCCCGAGGATGAGGAGCGCGCGTTGATCGGCAGTTCGGCGGTGCATCTGTTCGAGGATCTGCTGCGTTCGCACCGGGAGTTTATGCTCGAGGACCGCGTCAGGATCGTCCGCCGGGAAGGCGATGCCTTCCTGGTTGAAACCGAGCGTTCCGGGCCGATCCCCACCGCTACCGTGATCGTCGCCACCGGTGTGACCCCGCGCCGCGATATGCGGCTGAACGGCAGCGCCGGTCTGCTTGCCGATCTGGGCCATAGTACGACGCAGCACGCCAGCGCGCTCGCGGGCAAGCGAGTGGTGGTGGTGGGCGACACGCTGCAGGCGCTCTACAGCGTGGCCGAGTTCGCTGCAACCGCGCTGCAGGTCTATCTGGTGCTGCCCACCGAGGCGGCGGCTGATCGCGCCGAGGTGCGCCTGCTGCAGCAGCGGCCCAATATCGCTGTTCTGCCGGGCTACCAGGTGATTGACGTGACGGCTGAAGGCAACATGCGGGTGCTGGTGGTCCGCCGCGGCGACGAGGTGAGCCGTCTGGTGGCGGACGTGGCCTTCGCCGATCTGGGCTACGAGCCGGCGAGCGCCCTGGTGCGCGACCTGGGAGTGGTCGGGCCTGGCGGTTTTATACAGGTGGATCGCGACGGCGCCACTGCCGTCCCCGGCCTGTTCGCCGCGGGTGATGTGACCCGTCCCGAGGGCGAGCAGGTGCTCACCGCCATCGGCGATGGCGCCCGCGCCGCCCGCTGCGCCCATTTCTACCTCCTGACCCGCACCATGCGCGGCAGCGGCCAGAGCCTGGGTATGATCTGGGGCGCCGGGCAGGATGCGTGAGCCGCTGTGCAGGCGTTTCTACCGCCGTTGCTCGGAGGGGGCAATGGACCCCTCCGAGCCTTTTTGTGCAGCAGGTAGGGTGAGGGGCAAACCTGATTTGTCCCTTCCCCCCTGCTGGCTCATAGGCGGACAGAACACGCCGGGAGGGGGACAGTTCTCAAGTTTAGGGTTTTCCGGCCCATCCTCGCGTCGCATGCGGAGCATTGGAACGCCCCCCACCCCCCTCTCCCGCGCGCGGGAGAGGGGGGATGAGGACCGTAAGCACATTGGAACGCCGAAAATCCCTTCTCGCTCGAAAAATCCTGAACCTGAGAAAGGGGGCGGCTTCTGACCTTCCCGCCTCTCCGGACCGGCAGCGGCGACCGGCCGGTCGCGCCTGTCGGTTTGCTCGGCGACGCCAGACGCTCGACCGGCGTCGTGACGAAACCCGCGGCGCAGCCATACGATGCCGTCCCTCATCTGCGGTATACTACCCGCGACAATCGTTGCTGCCATTCGCGTGGAGCCAGATATGACCACACGGGTTCTTGTGCTCTCGGCGAGCGTCGGCTCGGGGCATAAGGTTGCCGCCGCCGCCGTGGAACGCGCCTTTCGCGCTCGTCCCGGCATCGAAGTTCAGAACCAGGACGCGCTGAAGCTCACCTCACGCCTGTATCAGGTCGCCGCCGCCGACGCCTATTTCGCCATGGTGAAGGATAACCCGTGGGCCGTGGGCTGGCTCTACGACCAGAACGATGCGCCGTTCAGCACCCAGGTCGAGCTGATGAACCTTCTGGCCATGCTCAATGCTCAGCCGCTGGTGCGCTTCATTCAGGACTATGATCCGGACATCACCGTGTGCACCCATTTTATGCCTGCGGCGATGGTGGCCCAGTTGCTGAGCCAGGGCCGGCTGCATACCACGCTGGCGATCGTCACCACCGACTACGATTTTCAGGGCATGTGGCTGAGCCGCGTCTTCAACCGTTACTTTGTCGCCCAGGACGAGGCTCGCGCCCAGTTGATCGCCCTGGGGATTGATGCGGAGCGAATCACCGTCTCAGGCATTCCGGTCGCCGCGGAGTTTAGCGCGTCGGTTGATGTGGCCGCCATCCGCGCGCGCTACCGGCTCCGTGACGACCTGCCGACGCTGCTGGTCTCGGCAGGGGCCTTTGGCGGCGGCCCCGCTCAGGAGATTGTCTCGCGGATCATGCAGATGGGGACGCCAGTGCAGACGGTGGTGGTCTGCGGGCGCAATCGCCTGCTCCGCGAGGAGGTGATGGCGCTCACCGCCGCGCAGGCCGAACGGTTCCGGGTGCTGGGGTTCACCAACGAGATGCACGCGCTGATGCGGGTGGCGACGCTGTTCATCGGCAAGCCGGGGGGTCTGACCTCGGCGGAGTGCATGGCCGCCGGGTTGCCGATGCTGATCGTCAATCCGATCCCCGGCCAGGAGGAGCGCAACAGTGACCACTTGCTGGAAAACGGCGCCGCTGCGCGGAGCAACTCGCTGCTGACGATTGGCTACAAAATTGATCGTTTACTTGGCGAGCCGGGCCGCATTGAGGCAATGCGCGCCGCGACCGCCCGCCTCGCTCGTCCCGACGCGGCCCGGGTGATCGTCGAGACGTTGCTGGGCGATTCGCTGGCCCCCTTGAGCTTCAGCCGGGCCGAGCAGCGGCAGATCCTGGCCGTCGCCCGGGGTGAGGCCGAACCCCAGTCCCCGCCGGCGCCGCTTGAGGAAGGGATCGCCCTGTTCAACGACGAAACCGGCGTCTATCTTGGCGAGATCACCCCGCAGCAGTTGCAGTTCCTGATTGACCACCTTGAAGAGGAGGGCGCCGACGATGTAACGTACTACATTAACGCGCCCACCCTGGATTTCCTCGCCGACCGCGGCGCCGATGCCGATCTGGTGGCGACCCTGCGCGCCGCCATGGCGCCGCATGGCCATGTGGAGCTGCGCTACGCGCGCCCCGGCAAAAGGTGACACTTACAGCGTTGCCTGACCTGTCTGCTGATCAAATAGCGCAGAGCGCCTATGGGCGTGAGTTAATCCAACCGGATAGCTCCCCTGCGCTTCCTCGCAGGCTTCAATCTCGATACGGTCGCGCCCGGCCCCTTTGGCCCGGTACAGCGCCACATCGGCGCGGTGCAGGAGCGTTTCCGCGCTATCGCCGGGGCGGTAGGCGGCCACGCCGAAGCTGGCGCTGATCGGCCCCGGAAGATGGGTTATCTCTTTGAGCGCCAGGCGCGCCCGTTCAAGCGCGCCAGTGGCCTGCTCCAGTCCTGTGTGCGGCAGCAGGATGCAGTATTCCTCGCCGCCCCAGCGCCCGAAGTAATCCGTGGCGCGCAGGTTCGCCCGGACAGCCTGCCCGATGGCCCGTAGCGCATGGTCGCCGGCTAAGTGGCCGTACCGGTCATTGAAGCGCTTAAAGTGATCCACATCAAACAAGCAAACGCAAAAGTTATGGCGATGGCGCTCCGCCTCGGCAATCAGACGGCGCATGTCACCATAGATCTGGACGCGATTGGGCAGCCCGGTGAGCGCATCGGTGCGGGCAATGGATGCCAGGAGTTCATATTCGGCGCCAAGGCGGTCCAGCCGGTTGCGGTAGCTTGCCAGGATGACCATAAAGGCGAGAAACATGCCGGCCAGAGCATAGATCTGGATGATCGTGGCTCCGCTGCCGTCATCAATCCCGTGAAGCTGCCACTGGATCACCTGCGCGGCGACAATGATGAATGCCAGGGCGTAGACCCCCAGCGCGAGCGCCACGCCGCGCCAGGAGGGATAGAAATGGATCGCCAGGGCGCAGGTGGCCAGGAGAAACCAGATATCGTCGCCGTAGGTTTCGCCCAGCACCATGCCCGGCGTTGGGCCGAAGAGCGCCGGGACAAAGCCGTTGAAGGAGACAAGGCCTGAAAGATGAAAAAGAACAGCGTGCGCTGTTCGATCTGCTCGATCGGGACGCGCTGCCGGGCCAGTTGCCAGAGGACGGCGACGGTGAAGGCAGCCAGCAGGATATGGTTCAGAGCATAGATGGCCCGAGCGATATACGGCGAAACCTCATCAACCAGAAGCGTGTATTGCGCGTAGAGAACCACCAGCAGTCCAAGGCTTCCCGCGACACGGTAGGCGCGCCGGCGCTGCGTCTCAAACCAACGGCGTTCCTGGTCAAGGAAGTCAACCATTTCTTGATGGCTGACAGGTTGTGGAGTAAACATGACAGGTGCGCGCCCTCGAAAACGCGTCATAGCTGGTTGTTAAGCTGCCGGTATTGCCCGGATGTGACGAGAGGCGATGGTAGCGTAGCACGTAGACCGTACCGGGGTATAAACAGACATCTTGCGCGTCACCCTTATCCAGCGGCTCATCAGGCTGTGAAGGGAGTTGGCCTGGCGGTCCAGCGTATAGTTCCCCCGCTCCTGGGAAGGCTGAACGGCGCGCCCTTACCCTGACCTTCCTGGCGGTCATCACGCCCCCAGGCGCTCCAGCATCAACCCGTAGGCGCGCTGCGCCATACGGAAGCTCGCCAGGCGCAAGAACTCGTCGGGGGCATGCTGCCGTTCGTCAGGCAGCCCGAAGCCGAAACTGGTCGGGTACACGCCCAGGTGCTCACGGAACAATGTGCATACCGGGATCGAGCCGCCGCTGCGCACAATGTACGGTTCGCGCCCGTAGAGTTCCGTCAACAACGCGCGGGCGGCGCGGTTGCCCGGGTCGTCTTCGGGCGCCAGGTAGGGAGCGGCCATCGAGGCGAAGGGCGTTACGCTGACAGTCACTCCGGGCGGGGTGCGGCGCTCGATATGGGTCTGCAGGAGCCGCAGAATGGTTGCCGGATCCTGGTCGGGCACGAGCCGGCAGGTGATCTTGGCGTGCGCCGTGCTCGGCAGCACGGTTTTGAGCCCTTCGCCCTGAAACCCGCCCCAGATGCCGTTCACCTCCAGCGTTGGCCGGACCCAGCTGGCTTCGAGCGGGGTGTAGCCCGCCTCGCCGAAGGTGGCGGGAATACCCAGTTCGGCCTTGAGGGCTTCGACATCGTAGGGTATCGCGGCGATCCGCTGGCGTTCCTCCACGCTCAATGGGCGCACGGCATCGTAGAAACCCTCGACGGTGATCACCCCTTCGGCGCTGCGCATTGAGTTGAGGATCATCACCAGGGCATGGATGGGGTTCATCACCACGCCGCCGTACAGGCCGCTGTGCAGGTCCATCTTCGGCCCGGTGACGTCTATTTGGAGGCCGCAGAGGCCCCGCAGCCCCACCAGGAGCGCCGGTTCCGTTTCGCTGTGCTGGCCGCCGTCGGCGTTGAGCACGATGTCACAGGCCAGAAGCTCCCTGTGCGCCGCCAGGAAGGGGCCGATCTGGGGGCTGCCAATCTCTTCCTGCCCTTCAAAGAAAACCTTGACATTGACCGGCAAGGCGCCCGTGGCGTGCAGCAGCGCGTCAATCGCCAGCAGCGGCGCGAGCATGTTGCCTTTGTCGTCCGAAGCGCCACGGGCGTACACCCGGCCATCGCCGATGTGCGGCTCGAATGGCGGATGGGTCCAGAGTTCGACGGGATCGACCGGCTGCACATCGAAGTGGCCGTAGATCAGCACGGTCGGTTTGCCGGGGGCGTGCAGCCAGTCGGCATAGACCACGGGATGGCCCCCTGTAGGCAGGATCTGGACGTGTTCGAGGCCGGCGCGCGCGGCGCGCGCAGCAACCCACTCGGCCGCGCGCTGCACATCGGGGGCATGGGCCGCAATGGCCGAAATGCTCGGAATGCGCAAAAACTCCGCCAGTTCATCGAGAAAGCGCGACTGATGCGTGTCGAGGTACGTCTCCCAGACAGACATGGCGTATACTACTCCTCATACCATTTCCGATTGTGGATTTTGGATTGGCGATTGCCGGATATGGCGCCCTGATATGATTGTATCGTCAAGACGCAAATCCCGGATAGCCTGCGCAGGCGGGCGTTGCATCGGTGGCCTGCGGCTTCAGCCGCCGGGCTACAGGGCGAATACCGGTTTATATGCTTAATCTTCATCGCCTTTCCGCCCCCCTCCCAGCCTCCCCCCGCAGGGGGGAGGAGGCATGCCCCCTCCCCCGGCGGGGGAGGGTTGGGGAGGGGGCGGGGGTATAGTGAAAAACGTTGTTTACAAACTCATTAGCCGCCAGGCTGCACGGCATGTTCACATACGACCCGGCCATATGCACGTGCAGTCTGTTTAACAGGCATTGGTATAGTATGTTCAGGCCCCAGAAGGCGCCAGCAGGGGTTGGCCCATCATAACAGATCCGCGGCCCGCCGGGGAGCGCAGAGACCCGTTTCCCTTTGACGCGACCCGTAGGGTTGCGCGCGCACCTTATTCAGGGAGTCGAACGTATGACCAACGCGCTCACCCACCCCACAGCCGCCGATGTGACGCGGCAGGCTGCCGTTGTCGCCGCTCTGACAGGGACCATTGGCGCCAATGCGCTGACCAACATCGTGCGTCTCAACGGGCAGACCATCGGCGATGTGGCCACACGGTTCCCGCTGCCCATCATCCCCGCGCGCTACACCTTCGGCATCTGGGGGGTGATTTACTCCGGCCTGATCGGCTACGCTGTCTATCAAGCCCTGCCGCAACAGCGCGACAATGAGCGCCTGCGGCGCATCGCCTGGCCCTTTGTGGCCAGTTGCGCCGCCAATGTAACCTGGCTGGTGCTCTGGCATTATAACCGTTTCCAGTTAAACTTTGGGGCGATTGTAGGGCTGTTGCTGGCGCTGATCACGATTGATCTACGCCTCGGCCAGGCCCGTGGCCCCTGGATGGAGCGACTGCTGGTGCGCCTGCCCTTCAGCATTTACCTGGGGTGGATCACTGTGGCCACGATCATCAATGCGGCGGTAACGTTGTACGATGCAGGGTGGGAGGGCACCCCCGCGAGCCGCGAGGTGTGGACCGCCGGGTTGCTGAGCATGGGCGCGGCTCTGGGAGCGACGCTGGGGATCGTCCGGCGCGATCCAGCCGTTCCGGCGGTGGCTGCCTGGGCCTTTTCCGGAATCGCAACGAAGCAGGCCGGCGCCTCGCCGGTGGCGCCGGTGGCATGGGGAGCGGCAGCGGCATCGCTGACGGGAGCGGTCATCGCGCTGCTGCGCGCCTCCCGGCGCCGGTGAGGCGCCGGGTGTCACAACTCGCCCTACAACGGCGCCACGGTGGCAACCCGCTCCCAGGCCGCGTAGAGAACCCGGTAGAAGCCCTCCCGGTCGCGGATGCGTTCGGGCATGACAATCTTCGCGCCTTCGCCCGGCTCGCCCAGGACCAGTTGCCCCCGTTCGAGATCAGCGACGGTGGAACGCAGCCAGACGCGCTCATGGGAGAAGAATTCGGGGTGCGAGAGGTAGACCGCGGGCAGCAGGTCCCAGAGATAATCGGCAGGTACGCGACCCTGCGCGGCGCCGCGGCGCACAAAATCGGCCAGGGCGGCGTAGATGCGCCGGTCGAAGGCTGCCAGTGGCGCTAATTCAGCAGCATCGAACGGAGCGTCGAGGCATACCTGCGCGTTCATAAGGGTTACCGGGCAGGGGGCATTGAGGGTCATCCAGGCGCCCTCGGGGTCAGCCGAGAGGTTCAGTTCCCGGACCGTGCTCCAGAACGGTCCGGGAAGGGGGCGCAGATAGCCGCCCATGCAGGCCACCTGGCGCAGATTGGCGTAGAACGCGGGGTCAAGGGTGGCCGCTCCGCGCAGGTTGCCGTGGGGGCCAAGCACCAGCACGCTGATCTCGCCGGGGTGGGCCGCGGCCATATCGGCCAGAAAACGGGCGGCTTCGGTCGGTGGCGCGCCTCGCCGCTCCGCACCGCGCAGCAGAGGGATATCTGTCCGGCCGACCGCGCGCAACAGGCGTTGTGTCGCTGCGTATACCTGGTCAATGCTACCGTTGCCGAACGTGGTGGTAACACCAAGCAGTTCTACATCCGGCCGTCCCAGCAGGTAGAGCAGCGTTTGCCCGTCGTCCACAGGCATGCCCGGCAGGGGCATGGTGTTGTCACAGTCACAAATGACGGCAATTGTCACACAGTAGCTCCGGGCTTTAGAGCGCTGACCAGAAGAGTTGATCCCCTGAGCGCCCTGAGCCCCGTGGCTCGCTGCGCTCGCGCTGCCATCGTTGCGGGTCAAGGTGGCGCGTAGGGGATGCCTGGTTGTGCGTGCTTCTCCCCGCCCGGAAGCCTTCACCGCGACACGGGCAGAGCCGGCGCATCGTTCGCCTCGATCTCCAGGGCGGGCTGCTCCTGGGTCTCGGCAGGAGCGTGGCGGTGCGGGAGCGGCAGCCAGATGGCGAACGTGCTGCCCCGGCCGGGCACGCTGGCAACCGTTGCGTAGCCGTGGTGCGCCTCGGCGACTCGCTTGACAATCGATAGACCCAGCCCGGCGCCGCCGCTGTAGCGCGAACGCGAGCGATCGGCTCGATAGAAGCGGTCGAAGATATGCGGAAGATCTTCCTCGCTGATGCCCACACCGGTGTCGGAGACGGTCAGCAGGGCGAAACCATCGCGTTGCTCAAGCCCAAGGGTAACCGTGCCGCCTGGCGGGGTGTACTGCAACCCGTTCACGCCAAGGTTGAGCAGAGCCTGTTTCAGCCGGTCGCGATCGCCCAGCACCGTCACCTGATCCTCCGCGCCGATGCGCAGGGCGACGCCGCCAGCGAGAGGACGCAATTCGCGATAGACCTCCAGGAGCAACGTATCCAGTTCAACCGGCTCGAAGCGCACCTGCACCCGCGCGTCGCTCTGCGCCAGCAGCAGCAGGTCATTCACCATGCGAATGAGACGGCCGGTTTCGCGGCGCATATCGGCCAGGGCTTCACGGACGAGTTCAGGATCGCTCAACCCGCCGCGTTCCAGCACCTCAAGGTTGCCCTGCATGGCCGCCAGCGGAGTGCGCAACTCATGGCTAACATCGGCTACGAAGCGCCGCTGGGCGTTAAACAGCTTCTCCAGCCGCTCCAGCAGTTCGTTGATCGTCACCGCCAGGCGATGCAGTTCGTCCTGCTGCGGCGGCACCGGTACGCGCTGGGCCAGATCCTCGGCCCGGACGATGCTCTGGGCGGTGCGGGTGATCTCGTCAATCGGCGACAGGGCGCGCCGGGAGAGGAGCGCCGTCCCGGCAGCGGTCATCAGGAGGGCGATCGCCCC of the Chloroflexaceae bacterium genome contains:
- a CDS encoding GGDEF domain-containing protein codes for the protein MVLGETYGDDIWFLLATCALAIHFYPSWRGVALALGVYALAFIIVAAQVIQWQLHGIDDGSGATIIQIYALAGMFLAFMVILASYRNRLDRLGAEYELLASIARTDALTGLPNRVQIYGDMRRLIAEAERHRHNFCVCLFDVDHFKRFNDRYGHLAGDHALRAIGQAVRANLRATDYFGRWGGEEYCILLPHTGLEQATGALERARLALKEITHLPGPISASFGVAAYRPGDSAETLLHRADVALYRAKGAGRDRIEIEACEEAQGSYPVGLTHAHRRSALFDQQTGQATL
- a CDS encoding DUF4349 domain-containing protein, which encodes MRHQRLLLILLLAALFLAGCGAIARPEGAPAAGMAMSDTTEARAPMSVPTAAPAAIESSSYHETAGSAPGAPDTAVQPGFPRLVIKTATLSIEVEDVAEAERRISARAQELGGYVVSLQTNGAEAGRMAVITVRVPAQRFDEALSGVEGLARKVLSRTISGDDVTEEFVDLESQLRNLEATRDRLLELLGRASEVEDALQVNQALTEVQGQIEQIQGRMKYLQQSAAFSTITVEVRPVPPPPAIIEEDGWKPLHVAREALRGLITFGQELVNLGIILLVWSPVWLPVLLLARYGWLRLRGGRGGRAAA
- a CDS encoding NAD(P)/FAD-dependent oxidoreductase translates to MRDLVIIGGGAAGQAAAMYALGKDLDFLLICDHLGGRIERPAAVEKDYLVGSILVHYDGPDPEDEERALIGSSAVHLFEDLLRSHREFMLEDRVRIVRREGDAFLVETERSGPIPTATVIVATGVTPRRDMRLNGSAGLLADLGHSTTQHASALAGKRVVVVGDTLQALYSVAEFAATALQVYLVLPTEAAADRAEVRLLQQRPNIAVLPGYQVIDVTAEGNMRVLVVRRGDEVSRLVADVAFADLGYEPASALVRDLGVVGPGGFIQVDRDGATAVPGLFAAGDVTRPEGEQVLTAIGDGARAARCAHFYLLTRTMRGSGQSLGMIWGAGQDA
- a CDS encoding galactosyldiacylglycerol synthase, which translates into the protein MTTRVLVLSASVGSGHKVAAAAVERAFRARPGIEVQNQDALKLTSRLYQVAAADAYFAMVKDNPWAVGWLYDQNDAPFSTQVELMNLLAMLNAQPLVRFIQDYDPDITVCTHFMPAAMVAQLLSQGRLHTTLAIVTTDYDFQGMWLSRVFNRYFVAQDEARAQLIALGIDAERITVSGIPVAAEFSASVDVAAIRARYRLRDDLPTLLVSAGAFGGGPAQEIVSRIMQMGTPVQTVVVCGRNRLLREEVMALTAAQAERFRVLGFTNEMHALMRVATLFIGKPGGLTSAECMAAGLPMLIVNPIPGQEERNSDHLLENGAAARSNSLLTIGYKIDRLLGEPGRIEAMRAATARLARPDAARVIVETLLGDSLAPLSFSRAEQRQILAVARGEAEPQSPPAPLEEGIALFNDETGVYLGEITPQQLQFLIDHLEEEGADDVTYYINAPTLDFLADRGADADLVATLRAAMAPHGHVELRYARPGKR
- a CDS encoding tryptophan-rich sensory protein; this encodes MTNALTHPTAADVTRQAAVVAALTGTIGANALTNIVRLNGQTIGDVATRFPLPIIPARYTFGIWGVIYSGLIGYAVYQALPQQRDNERLRRIAWPFVASCAANVTWLVLWHYNRFQLNFGAIVGLLLALITIDLRLGQARGPWMERLLVRLPFSIYLGWITVATIINAAVTLYDAGWEGTPASREVWTAGLLSMGAALGATLGIVRRDPAVPAVAAWAFSGIATKQAGASPVAPVAWGAAAASLTGAVIALLRASRRR
- a CDS encoding dipeptidase; the protein is MSVWETYLDTHQSRFLDELAEFLRIPSISAIAAHAPDVQRAAEWVAARAARAGLEHVQILPTGGHPVVYADWLHAPGKPTVLIYGHFDVQPVDPVELWTHPPFEPHIGDGRVYARGASDDKGNMLAPLLAIDALLHATGALPVNVKVFFEGQEEIGSPQIGPFLAAHRELLACDIVLNADGGQHSETEPALLVGLRGLCGLQIDVTGPKMDLHSGLYGGVVMNPIHALVMILNSMRSAEGVITVEGFYDAVRPLSVEERQRIAAIPYDVEALKAELGIPATFGEAGYTPLEASWVRPTLEVNGIWGGFQGEGLKTVLPSTAHAKITCRLVPDQDPATILRLLQTHIERRTPPGVTVSVTPFASMAAPYLAPEDDPGNRAARALLTELYGREPYIVRSGGSIPVCTLFREHLGVYPTSFGFGLPDERQHAPDEFLRLASFRMAQRAYGLMLERLGA
- a CDS encoding cell wall metabolism sensor histidine kinase WalK → MPMSFRARLTLAYTGFFALALLLLGCGIYFSVRQALLAGVQRDLWAATRQVRAIFNAGGLEPVRTPTGELDPYLRSEFIQIFNNPNLGAQVFDRNGRLLNSTPNLDGHNLPLAPEALSLGAESVSTGLTATHEIDGIHLVSLVTPLVLQSNNRVVGYLQVWRPLRDVETTLRTLTGILLGGGAIALLMTAAGTALLSRRALSPIDEITRTAQSIVRAEDLAQRVPVPPQQDELHRLAVTINELLERLEKLFNAQRRFVADVSHELRTPLAAMQGNLEVLERGGLSDPELVREALADMRRETGRLIRMVNDLLLLAQSDARVQVRFEPVELDTLLLEVYRELRPLAGGVALRIGAEDQVTVLGDRDRLKQALLNLGVNGLQYTPPGGTVTLGLEQRDGFALLTVSDTGVGISEEDLPHIFDRFYRADRSRSRYSGGAGLGLSIVKRVAEAHHGYATVASVPGRGSTFAIWLPLPHRHAPAETQEQPALEIEANDAPALPVSR
- a CDS encoding nucleoside hydrolase, with the protein product MTIAVICDCDNTMPLPGMPVDDGQTLLYLLGRPDVELLGVTTTFGNGSIDQVYAATQRLLRAVGRTDIPLLRGAERRGAPPTEAARFLADMAAAHPGEISVLVLGPHGNLRGAATLDPAFYANLRQVACMGGYLRPLPGPFWSTVRELNLSADPEGAWMTLNAPCPVTLMNAQVCLDAPFDAAELAPLAAFDRRIYAALADFVRRGAAQGRVPADYLWDLLPAVYLSHPEFFSHERVWLRSTVADLERGQLVLGEPGEGAKIVMPERIRDREGFYRVLYAAWERVATVAPL